In Caldicellulosiruptor morganii, the following proteins share a genomic window:
- the ruvB gene encoding Holliday junction branch migration DNA helicase RuvB, with product MERLLDNKFSIEDVHEESLRPKTLEDYIGQQKVKEKIKIFIEAAKKRKEPLDHVLLYGPPGLGKTTLANIIANEMGVDIKVTSGPAIERAGDLVAILTNIGENNILFIDEIHRLNRTIEEVLYPAMEDKKVDIVIGKGPSAKTIRLTLPPFTLIGATTRAGLLSSPLRDRFGIIERLDYYTVEELSQIVMRSASILKCDIEKEACIEIAKRSRGTPRVANRLLRRLRDYAMVKHTGSITYEVAKSGLEMFEVDEYGLDLVDRNILEAIVYKFGGGPVGLSTIAAAIGEDEGTIEDIYEPYLIQEGFLVKTARGRVATQKAINHIAKIKFNVKESGDKR from the coding sequence ATGGAGAGATTACTGGATAATAAATTTTCTATTGAGGATGTTCATGAGGAATCACTGCGACCAAAGACACTTGAAGATTATATAGGCCAGCAAAAAGTGAAAGAAAAAATAAAAATCTTTATTGAAGCTGCCAAAAAAAGAAAAGAACCTCTTGACCATGTACTCTTATATGGTCCACCTGGTCTTGGAAAAACAACATTGGCAAACATCATTGCAAATGAAATGGGAGTTGATATAAAAGTAACATCTGGCCCTGCAATAGAGAGAGCAGGCGATCTTGTTGCTATTCTTACGAACATTGGTGAAAATAATATTCTGTTCATTGATGAAATTCACAGATTAAACAGGACAATCGAAGAGGTTTTGTATCCTGCAATGGAAGACAAAAAGGTTGATATTGTGATTGGTAAAGGTCCGTCTGCGAAGACCATAAGATTGACTTTGCCACCTTTTACACTCATTGGAGCAACAACAAGGGCAGGTCTTTTATCATCACCGCTGAGAGACAGGTTTGGAATAATAGAAAGGCTTGACTACTACACAGTTGAAGAGCTGAGTCAGATTGTTATGAGGTCTGCCAGTATTTTAAAGTGCGATATAGAAAAAGAAGCATGCATAGAGATTGCAAAGCGCTCAAGAGGAACTCCAAGAGTTGCAAACAGGCTACTTAGAAGACTTAGAGATTATGCTATGGTAAAGCACACAGGAAGTATAACATATGAAGTTGCAAAAAGTGGTCTTGAGATGTTTGAGGTGGACGAATATGGACTTGACCTTGTTGACAGGAACATTTTAGAAGCAATAGTTTACAAGTTTGGTGGAGGACCTGTTGGACTTTCTACAATTGCAGCTGCCATTGGAGAAGATGAAGGGACAATTGAAGATATCTATGAACCTTATTTGATTCAGGAAGGTTTTTTAGTAAAGACTGCGCGAGGAAGAGTTGCCACTCAAAAAGCTATAAATCACATTGCAAAGATAAAGTTTAATGTCAAAGAAAGTGGTGATAAAAGATGA
- the ruvA gene encoding Holliday junction branch migration protein RuvA, which yields MIDSIVGTIQEVFNNYVILNYNNIYIKIFCNSTKFSEFLGKEKRVYVSLKFNENLSELECYGFLTREERELFLKLQKVTGVGSKLALQILSSIDYQQLIVEIAKGNVARLEKVKGIGKKTASRIILELKETLKKEFKVASTSGTEEKTYEKLEEISLALLSLGYEIDEINQVLSSEDFSELSLEDGIKLALKKLSKI from the coding sequence ATGATAGATTCTATTGTGGGAACCATCCAAGAGGTATTTAATAATTATGTTATCCTCAATTACAATAACATATACATAAAAATATTTTGTAATAGCACAAAATTCTCTGAATTTTTAGGCAAAGAAAAGAGAGTGTATGTTAGCCTAAAGTTTAACGAAAATTTATCAGAGCTTGAATGTTACGGTTTTTTGACAAGGGAAGAAAGAGAACTTTTTTTGAAGCTACAGAAGGTAACCGGTGTTGGCAGCAAATTAGCTCTTCAGATTCTTTCATCAATAGATTATCAACAGCTTATTGTGGAAATTGCAAAGGGAAATGTGGCAAGACTTGAGAAGGTAAAAGGAATTGGGAAAAAAACTGCAAGCAGAATAATTCTTGAACTTAAAGAGACACTCAAGAAAGAGTTCAAAGTAGCTTCTACTTCAGGTACAGAAGAAAAAACTTATGAAAAGCTTGAAGAAATATCTTTAGCACTTTTATCCTTGGGATATGAGATAGATGAAATCAACCAGGTTCTTTCATCCGAAGATTTTTCTGAACTTTCTTTGGAAGATGGAATAAAACTTGCTTTGAAAAAGTTATCAAAGATTTGA
- the ruvC gene encoding crossover junction endodeoxyribonuclease RuvC, translated as MRVLGIDPGIALTGYGIIESKNGSEFKVIDYGRIETSSSLKKSMRLLHLYTELCSIISLYQPDVVAIEELFFSKNSKTAITIGEARGVIILTCIQNNLSIYEYTPLQVKQSITGYGRADKTQIQKMVKSLLGLSEIPKPDDVADALAVAMCHILSSSSVLYQEDEV; from the coding sequence TTGCGAGTGCTTGGTATTGACCCCGGGATTGCGCTGACTGGTTATGGAATTATAGAGTCTAAAAATGGCTCAGAGTTTAAAGTAATCGACTATGGCAGAATAGAAACTTCGAGCAGTCTCAAAAAGTCGATGAGACTTTTACATCTTTATACTGAGCTTTGTAGCATAATTTCGCTGTATCAGCCTGACGTTGTTGCAATTGAAGAACTTTTTTTCAGTAAAAACTCCAAAACTGCTATCACAATTGGTGAGGCAAGAGGTGTGATTATTCTCACATGTATTCAGAATAACCTGAGCATTTACGAATATACCCCCTTGCAAGTTAAACAATCCATAACTGGATATGGTAGAGCAGATAAAACTCAAATACAAAAAATGGTAAAAAGTCTACTTGGTCTTTCTGAAATTCCTAAGCCAGATGATGTTGCAGATGCTTTGGCTGTTGCGATGTGTCATATACTGTCAAGCTCTTCGGTACTTTATCAGGAGGATGAAGTATGA
- a CDS encoding GNAT family N-acetyltransferase produces the protein MEFVVRRATYDDVKAIKEITKEAFTKYCELAGIDPAKNAAVNETEEDIKRDIDTKEVYVAFMDGIIVGTIRVEIFPDKTAYISRFGVRLNYQNNGVGKALMKVVDERLKELGVKKVYLHTASKVRDLVRFYYARGFYIVSTSNENGYIRALLCKEYDEEN, from the coding sequence ATGGAATTTGTGGTTCGAAGAGCAACTTATGACGATGTAAAGGCTATAAAAGAGATAACAAAAGAGGCGTTTACAAAGTATTGTGAGCTTGCAGGTATTGACCCTGCCAAAAATGCGGCTGTGAATGAGACTGAAGAGGATATAAAAAGGGATATTGATACCAAAGAGGTTTATGTTGCTTTTATGGACGGAATAATTGTGGGCACAATCAGGGTTGAAATCTTTCCTGACAAAACAGCATATATAAGCAGGTTTGGAGTAAGACTCAACTATCAAAATAACGGTGTTGGAAAAGCTCTCATGAAGGTGGTTGATGAGAGATTAAAAGAGCTTGGAGTTAAAAAGGTTTATCTTCATACAGCATCCAAGGTAAGGGACTTGGTTCGATTTTATTATGCAAGAGGTTTTTATATTGTGTCAACATCAAATGAAAATGGGTATATTAGAGCACTTTTGTGTAAAGAGTATGATGAAGAAAATTAA